One Gammaproteobacteria bacterium genomic window carries:
- the rnt gene encoding ribonuclease T: MDHSTHPHPFSQRFRGFLPVVVDVETGGFNAQTDALLEIAGVLLEMDDSGLIRRGSTHSFHVQPFEGANMEPAALAITGIDPYHPLRPALPEREALRRLFREVRNDLDKYGCTRAVLVGHNSFFDLNFLNAAVTRSGVKRNPFHPFSSFDTATLGGVAVGQTVLARAAEAMGLAWDSAAAHSASYDAEKTADLFCEIVNRFQDIYLASLRR; the protein is encoded by the coding sequence ATGGACCACTCCACCCACCCGCACCCATTCTCCCAGCGCTTCCGCGGCTTCCTGCCGGTGGTGGTGGACGTGGAGACCGGCGGCTTCAATGCCCAGACCGATGCGCTGCTGGAGATCGCGGGTGTGCTGCTGGAGATGGACGACTCCGGCCTGATCCGGCGGGGTTCCACCCACAGCTTCCACGTGCAGCCCTTCGAGGGCGCGAACATGGAGCCGGCGGCGCTCGCCATCACCGGCATCGACCCTTACCACCCTCTGCGCCCGGCACTGCCGGAACGCGAAGCCCTGCGGCGCCTGTTCCGTGAGGTGCGCAACGACCTGGACAAGTACGGCTGCACCCGGGCGGTGCTGGTGGGACACAACTCGTTCTTCGACCTGAACTTCCTCAACGCCGCCGTGACACGCAGCGGCGTCAAGCGCAACCCTTTCCACCCCTTCTCGAGCTTCGACACCGCCACCCTCGGCGGCGTGGCGGTGGGACAGACGGTGCTGGCGCGGGCGGCGGAGGCCATGGGACTGGCCTGGGACAGCGCCGCGGCCCATTCCGCCTCCTACGATGCGGAGAAGACCGCCGACCTCTTTTGCGAGATCGTCAACCGCTTCCAGGACATCTATCTGGCCTCGCTTAGACGCTGA
- the pyrC gene encoding dihydroorotase, producing MNQLTLIRPDDWHLHLRDGAVLKDVLPHTAARFGRAIVMPNLKPPVTTLELALQYRERIMAVMPKGSDFTPLMTLYLTESTSPEEIHRAKANGHVHAVKYYPAGATTNADSGVRDILRCQKVLETMADVGLPLLIHGEVTDPAVDVFDRETVFIDKVLASLVRRLPNLKVVLEHITTKTAVDFVRAAPANVGATLTPQHLLHNRNAIFKGGIRPHLYCLPILKRERDREALVQAAVSGDPKFFLGTDSAPHAQHLKENACGCAGIYTAHAAIELYAEVFEAAGRLDRLEGFASFHGADFYGLPRNRDRITLVKKPWTPPESYSFGEHWLVPFRAGEEVNWTLG from the coding sequence ATGAACCAGCTCACCCTCATCCGCCCTGACGACTGGCACCTGCACCTCAGGGATGGCGCGGTGCTCAAGGACGTGCTGCCCCACACGGCCGCGCGCTTCGGCCGCGCCATCGTGATGCCCAACCTCAAGCCGCCCGTGACCACCCTGGAGCTGGCGCTGCAGTACCGCGAGCGCATCATGGCGGTGATGCCCAAAGGCTCCGACTTCACGCCGCTCATGACGCTCTATCTCACGGAGAGCACGTCGCCGGAGGAGATCCACAGGGCGAAGGCCAACGGCCATGTGCACGCGGTGAAATATTACCCGGCCGGCGCCACCACCAACGCGGATTCCGGAGTGCGCGACATCCTGCGCTGCCAGAAGGTGCTGGAGACCATGGCGGACGTGGGCCTGCCGCTCCTGATCCACGGCGAGGTGACGGACCCGGCAGTGGACGTGTTCGACCGGGAGACGGTATTCATCGATAAGGTGCTCGCGTCCCTGGTGCGGCGCCTGCCGAACCTCAAGGTGGTGCTGGAGCACATCACCACCAAGACCGCCGTGGATTTCGTGCGCGCGGCGCCGGCGAACGTGGGAGCCACCCTCACGCCGCAGCACCTGCTGCACAACCGAAACGCCATCTTCAAGGGTGGCATCCGCCCGCACCTGTATTGCCTGCCGATCCTGAAGCGCGAGCGGGACCGGGAAGCGCTGGTGCAGGCCGCGGTGAGCGGCGATCCCAAGTTCTTCCTGGGTACCGACAGCGCACCTCACGCCCAGCACCTCAAGGAGAATGCCTGCGGCTGTGCCGGCATCTACACGGCCCACGCCGCCATCGAGCTCTATGCCGAGGTGTTCGAGGCGGCCGGCAGGCTGGACCGGCTGGAGGGCTTCGCCAGCTTCCACGGCGCGGACTTCTACGGCCTGCCCCGCAACCGCGACCGCATCACCCTCGTGAAGAAGCCCTGGACGCCGCCCGAGAGCTATTCCTTCGGCGAGCACTGGCTGGTGCCGTTCCGCGCGGGCGAGGAAGTGAACTGGACCCTGGGCTGA
- a CDS encoding VOC family protein, translated as MHHSRLCAVLIDCKTDDVDAAAEFWGAALGRPVDHKHPATRGNYRMLETPPDEPIVEIQKVEHESRVHIDIETDDIPAEVKRLQKLGATVVAELPRWVVMQAPSGQRFCVVRIQRPGFPKNANRWD; from the coding sequence ATGCATCACTCTCGCCTTTGTGCCGTGCTTATCGACTGCAAGACCGATGACGTGGATGCGGCCGCCGAGTTCTGGGGCGCCGCCCTCGGCCGTCCGGTCGATCACAAGCATCCCGCCACTCGCGGCAACTACCGCATGCTGGAGACCCCGCCCGACGAGCCCATCGTCGAGATCCAGAAGGTGGAGCATGAGAGCCGGGTGCACATCGACATCGAGACCGACGACATCCCCGCCGAGGTGAAGCGCCTGCAGAAGCTGGGTGCCACCGTGGTGGCGGAGCTGCCCCGCTGGGTGGTGATGCAGGCCCCCAGCGGCCAGCGCTTCTGCGTGGTGCGCATCCAGCGCCCCGGTTTTCCCAAGAACGCCAACCGCTGGGACTGA
- the aceF gene encoding dihydrolipoyllysine-residue acetyltransferase has product MAEKEVKVPDIGNFQGVEVIEVMVKAGDKIAKEQGLITLETDKAAMDVPAPYAGTVKSVAVKKGDKVSEGTLVLVMDAEAEASKPAAAAPTKAAAPAKEAPKAAPAPAPQVPRAAAPASLPPINESGFGKAHAGPSVRKFARELGVDLSRVNGSGRKGRITPDDVKAFVKAVMQGGAVAGGGLPKVPEVDFARFGTVEVKPLSRIKKISGPRLQAAWVNVPHVTQHDEADITDLETLRKELKADAEKIGAKLTPLAFLVKASVAALKEYPDFNSSLDASGQNQVMKKYIHIGFAADTPNGLVVPVIRDADRKNVFEVAKELGELAAKARDGKLKADEMQGGCFSISSLGGIGGTAFTPIVNAPEVAILGVSKSQMKPVWDGKAFQPRLMLPLSLSYDHRVIDGASAARFTTFLSKILSEARGLVL; this is encoded by the coding sequence GTGGCGGAAAAAGAAGTCAAAGTCCCGGACATCGGCAACTTCCAGGGCGTCGAGGTCATCGAGGTCATGGTCAAGGCCGGCGACAAGATCGCCAAGGAGCAGGGGCTCATCACCCTCGAGACCGACAAGGCCGCCATGGACGTGCCCGCGCCCTACGCCGGCACCGTCAAGAGCGTGGCGGTGAAGAAGGGCGACAAGGTCTCGGAAGGCACTTTGGTGCTCGTCATGGACGCGGAGGCGGAGGCATCCAAGCCTGCCGCTGCCGCCCCAACCAAGGCCGCGGCACCCGCGAAGGAAGCGCCGAAAGCCGCTCCTGCGCCCGCACCTCAGGTCCCGCGCGCTGCGGCGCCCGCTTCCTTGCCGCCCATCAACGAGTCCGGTTTCGGCAAGGCCCATGCGGGTCCCTCGGTGCGCAAGTTCGCCCGCGAACTGGGCGTGGACCTCTCCCGCGTCAACGGCTCCGGCCGCAAGGGGCGCATCACGCCCGATGACGTGAAGGCCTTCGTGAAGGCTGTCATGCAGGGCGGTGCCGTCGCCGGCGGCGGGCTGCCCAAGGTGCCGGAGGTGGACTTCGCGCGCTTCGGCACGGTCGAGGTGAAGCCGCTCTCCCGCATCAAGAAGATATCCGGCCCGCGCCTGCAGGCCGCCTGGGTCAACGTGCCCCACGTCACCCAGCACGACGAGGCGGACATCACCGACCTCGAGACCCTGCGCAAGGAACTGAAGGCGGACGCCGAGAAGATCGGCGCCAAGCTCACGCCCCTGGCGTTCCTGGTGAAAGCCAGCGTCGCCGCGCTCAAGGAGTATCCGGACTTCAACTCCTCCCTGGATGCGTCGGGCCAGAACCAGGTGATGAAGAAGTACATCCACATCGGTTTCGCGGCCGACACCCCCAACGGCCTGGTGGTGCCGGTGATCCGCGACGCCGACAGGAAGAACGTGTTCGAGGTGGCGAAGGAACTGGGCGAGCTCGCCGCCAAGGCCCGCGACGGCAAGCTCAAGGCCGACGAGATGCAGGGCGGCTGCTTCAGCATCTCGAGCCTGGGCGGCATCGGCGGTACCGCCTTCACGCCCATCGTGAACGCGCCGGAAGTGGCCATCCTCGGCGTCTCCAAGTCCCAGATGAAGCCGGTGTGGGACGGCAAGGCCTTCCAGCCTCGCCTCATGCTGCCGCTGTCGCTGTCCTACGACCACCGTGTCATCGACGGCGCTTCCGCAGCGCGCTTCACCACCTTCCTCTCCAAGATCCTGTCGGAAGCCCGGGGGCTCGTGCTCTAA
- a CDS encoding DUF1272 domain-containing protein, with translation MLEMRPNCECCDRDLPPDSAEALICTFECTYCAACASGRLKGMCPNCGGDLKPRPMRPARLLEKYPPSGKRVHNPKCAGAAA, from the coding sequence ATGCTCGAGATGCGCCCCAACTGCGAATGCTGCGACCGGGACCTCCCGCCGGACTCGGCCGAAGCGCTCATCTGCACTTTCGAATGCACCTACTGCGCCGCCTGCGCCAGCGGACGCCTCAAGGGCATGTGCCCCAACTGCGGCGGCGACTTGAAGCCCCGGCCCATGCGTCCCGCACGGCTGCTGGAGAAGTACCCGCCCTCCGGCAAGCGCGTCCACAACCCCAAGTGCGCCGGCGCCGCCGCTTGA
- a CDS encoding leucyl aminopeptidase family protein, whose translation MPAKLPRLPRLEIRQLAVDAARVDALDAVIILLPESALQKRWPEFAHSERLQKRVDGKKTLAPTRLDLSNSRGTVAVLAGYKPDASTFDLLTLARRCIAKVRESEAADVGVMLPAVDETRRPALLDAVVSAAAASNFDAPSFKAEPAGTRHIRNLVLLHGGKPLDFSRRLAEAEGNALARWLTLLPANHLTPGLYLGYVKELAKREGWKLEFLDEKKLHKAGAGAFLAVAQGSAERDAGIVHLTYKPAKAAKGAKPLALVGKGICYDTGGVNLKSAKSMFGMHGDMQGSAVALGTLLALTRLEVPFQVDAWLALSRNEIGPRAYTQNEVVRASNGVTVEIVHTDAEGRMVLSDTLALASRGAPGLMLDYATLTGSCIVALGSRYAGAFTRSGELGKAVIAAGVASGERVWPLPVDADYDEAIESQVADVKQCIIESEADHILAARFLGRFVPDSVPWVHVDLSCAEHKGGLAHVPTDTTGFGVRFTLQLLQDRGMVA comes from the coding sequence ATGCCCGCCAAGCTGCCGCGTCTTCCCAGGCTCGAGATACGCCAGCTGGCCGTGGATGCCGCCCGGGTGGATGCCCTGGACGCGGTCATTATACTGCTGCCGGAAAGCGCGCTCCAAAAGCGCTGGCCGGAATTTGCCCACTCCGAGCGGCTGCAGAAACGTGTGGACGGCAAGAAGACGCTCGCCCCCACGCGCCTGGACCTCTCCAACAGCCGCGGCACCGTCGCGGTCCTGGCCGGCTACAAGCCGGACGCCTCTACGTTCGATCTCCTCACCCTCGCCCGCCGCTGCATCGCCAAGGTACGCGAGAGCGAGGCGGCGGACGTGGGCGTGATGCTGCCGGCAGTGGACGAGACCCGCCGGCCGGCGCTGCTGGACGCGGTGGTGTCCGCGGCGGCGGCCTCCAACTTCGATGCGCCGAGCTTCAAGGCCGAGCCGGCCGGAACCCGCCACATCCGCAACCTTGTGCTGCTCCACGGCGGCAAGCCGCTGGACTTCAGCCGGCGCCTGGCGGAGGCGGAAGGCAATGCCCTCGCCCGCTGGCTCACGCTGCTGCCTGCGAACCACCTCACGCCCGGTCTCTACCTCGGCTACGTGAAGGAACTCGCCAAGCGCGAGGGTTGGAAGCTCGAGTTCCTGGATGAGAAGAAACTGCACAAGGCGGGCGCCGGTGCATTCCTGGCTGTCGCCCAAGGCAGCGCCGAGCGGGATGCCGGGATCGTCCATCTCACGTACAAGCCGGCCAAGGCGGCGAAGGGCGCCAAGCCTCTCGCGCTGGTGGGCAAGGGCATCTGCTACGACACAGGCGGCGTGAACCTGAAGTCCGCCAAGTCCATGTTCGGCATGCACGGCGACATGCAGGGCTCGGCGGTGGCGCTGGGTACCCTGCTTGCCCTCACCCGCCTCGAGGTGCCTTTCCAGGTGGACGCCTGGCTCGCGCTCTCGCGCAACGAGATCGGTCCCCGGGCTTACACCCAGAACGAGGTAGTGCGCGCCTCCAACGGCGTCACCGTCGAGATCGTGCACACGGATGCGGAAGGCCGCATGGTGCTGTCGGATACCCTGGCCCTGGCGAGCCGCGGCGCGCCGGGCCTGATGCTGGACTACGCGACGCTCACGGGCAGCTGCATCGTGGCGCTCGGCAGCCGTTATGCCGGCGCCTTCACCCGTAGCGGCGAGCTCGGCAAGGCCGTGATCGCCGCCGGTGTCGCGAGCGGCGAGCGGGTCTGGCCCCTGCCGGTGGACGCGGACTACGACGAGGCCATCGAGAGCCAGGTCGCGGACGTCAAGCAGTGCATCATCGAGAGCGAGGCGGACCACATCCTCGCGGCGCGCTTCCTGGGCCGCTTCGTGCCGGATTCGGTGCCCTGGGTGCACGTGGACCTGTCCTGCGCGGAGCACAAGGGCGGCCTCGCCCATGTGCCCACCGACACCACCGGCTTCGGCGTGCGCTTCACCCTGCAGCTGCTGCAGGACCGGGGCATGGTGGCATGA
- the lpdA gene encoding dihydrolipoyl dehydrogenase has translation MAKTLEVKVPDIGNFKDVDVIDVLVKAGEQVAKEQGLVTLETDKAAMDIPSPAAGVVKEVKLKKGDKASQGTLVAVLEVDEAAATAKPAASKPAAPAPAAAAPKAEAPKPAPAAAANVPEYSGKHDIECQLVVIGSGPGGYSAAYRASDLGLNTVMVERYAALGGVCTNVGCIPSKALLHAAKVIEDAEAMAENGVVFGEPKIDLDKLRGFKEKVVKKSTDGLAMLAKQRKVQVVTGTAKFLGPHHLAAEQDGKQTVIKFEQCIVAAGSSVTKIPGLPDDPRIMDSTGALELKDLPERMLVVGGGIIGLEMACVYDALGVKVTVVELTETLIPGADRDVVRPLEQRIKKRYESILLGVKVAKLEATKQGIKASFEGNGAPEPQTYGRVLVAVGRRPNGKLLDAGKAGVSVDERGFIPVDRQMRTSAPNIFAIGDVVGNPMLAHKASHEAHVAAEVAAGHKRFFDARVIPSVAYTDPEVAWVGMTETEAKEKGIAYGKGVFPWAASGRARSIDRTDGQTKLIFEESTGRLIGAAATGVNAGELTGEFALAIEMGANAEDIGLTIHPHPTLNESVMLAAEVFEGTITDLYAPKKH, from the coding sequence ATGGCCAAGACCCTCGAAGTCAAAGTCCCGGACATCGGCAACTTCAAGGACGTCGACGTGATCGACGTGCTGGTGAAAGCCGGCGAGCAGGTCGCGAAGGAACAGGGGCTCGTGACCCTGGAGACCGACAAGGCCGCCATGGACATCCCTTCCCCCGCCGCGGGCGTGGTGAAGGAAGTGAAGCTCAAGAAGGGTGACAAGGCCTCGCAAGGCACCCTCGTCGCCGTGCTGGAAGTGGACGAAGCTGCCGCCACGGCAAAGCCCGCCGCATCCAAACCTGCTGCCCCTGCACCCGCTGCGGCTGCTCCCAAGGCAGAAGCACCCAAGCCCGCGCCGGCCGCCGCAGCGAACGTGCCCGAGTATTCCGGCAAGCACGACATCGAATGCCAGCTCGTGGTCATCGGTTCCGGCCCGGGCGGCTACAGCGCCGCCTATCGCGCCTCGGACCTCGGCCTCAACACCGTGATGGTGGAGCGCTACGCGGCGCTGGGCGGCGTCTGCACCAACGTGGGCTGCATCCCCTCCAAGGCGCTGCTGCATGCCGCCAAGGTCATCGAGGACGCGGAAGCCATGGCCGAGAACGGCGTGGTGTTCGGCGAGCCCAAGATCGACCTCGACAAGCTGCGTGGCTTTAAGGAGAAGGTGGTCAAGAAGTCCACCGACGGCCTCGCCATGCTGGCGAAGCAGCGCAAGGTGCAGGTGGTCACGGGCACGGCCAAGTTCCTGGGGCCGCACCATCTCGCGGCGGAACAGGACGGCAAGCAGACCGTCATCAAGTTCGAGCAGTGCATCGTCGCCGCCGGCAGCTCCGTGACGAAGATCCCGGGCCTGCCGGACGATCCGCGCATCATGGATTCCACGGGAGCCTTGGAGCTCAAGGACCTGCCGGAGCGCATGCTGGTGGTGGGCGGCGGCATCATCGGCCTGGAGATGGCCTGCGTGTACGATGCCCTCGGCGTGAAGGTCACCGTGGTGGAACTCACCGAGACCCTGATCCCCGGCGCGGACCGGGACGTGGTGCGCCCCCTGGAGCAGCGTATCAAGAAGCGCTACGAATCGATCCTGCTGGGCGTGAAGGTGGCGAAGCTGGAAGCGACGAAGCAGGGCATCAAGGCCAGCTTCGAGGGCAACGGCGCGCCGGAACCCCAGACCTACGGCCGCGTGCTGGTGGCGGTGGGCCGCCGGCCCAACGGCAAGCTATTGGATGCCGGGAAGGCGGGCGTCTCGGTGGACGAGCGCGGCTTCATCCCCGTGGACCGGCAGATGCGCACGTCCGCGCCAAATATTTTCGCGATCGGCGACGTGGTCGGTAATCCCATGCTGGCCCACAAGGCCAGCCACGAGGCCCACGTGGCTGCGGAAGTGGCGGCGGGCCATAAGCGCTTCTTCGACGCGCGCGTGATCCCGTCCGTCGCCTACACCGACCCCGAAGTGGCCTGGGTCGGCATGACCGAGACCGAGGCCAAGGAGAAGGGCATCGCCTACGGCAAGGGCGTGTTCCCCTGGGCCGCCTCCGGACGCGCCCGCTCCATCGACCGCACCGACGGCCAGACCAAGCTCATCTTCGAGGAGAGCACCGGCCGGCTCATCGGCGCGGCGGCCACCGGCGTCAACGCCGGCGAGCTCACCGGCGAGTTCGCCCTCGCCATCGAGATGGGCGCCAACGCCGAGGACATCGGCCTCACCATCCACCCGCATCCGACCCTCAACGAGAGCGTGATGCTGGCAGCGGAGGTGTTCGAGGGTACCATCACAGACCTCTACGCACCGAAGAAGCACTAG
- the aceE gene encoding pyruvate dehydrogenase (acetyl-transferring), homodimeric type, with protein sequence MTNIEDLDPAETHEWLDALASVLDVEGAERAHYLIEQLIDKARRTGAYLPYSPNTAYVNTINANQQPAYPGDRAIEKRIEAYLRWNAMAMVVHANKANSGIGGHIATYASSGTLYEVGFNHFWRAPTQDNGGDMIYIQGHSSPGIYARSFLEGRFTEEQLLNFRREVERDGLTSYPHPWLMPDYWQFPTVSMGLGPLQAIYQARFMRYMEHRGFIPESDRKVWAFLGDGEMDEPESLGAISLASREKLDNLIFVVNCNLQRLDGPVRGNGKIIQELEANFRGSGWNVIKVLWGSRWDPLLERDKDDLLKRLMMECVDGEYQNFKSKDGKFVREKFFGKYPELLEMVANMSDEEIWNLNRGGHDARKVHAAYQAAVTHKGQPTVILAKTVKGFGMGKAGQGAMGAHQQKKLDEDALKSFRDQFNIQVSNEEIGKVPFARPPADSDEVKYLKARREKLGGFLPQRRRKAKALPVPALDFFKTFLESTGDREISTTMAIVRIITALVKDKGIGRHVVPIVPDEARTFGMEGLFRQIGIYSSVGQLYEPADADQLMFYKEDKSGQILEEGITEAGSMSSWISAATAYSNHGVQMVPFYIYYSMFGFQRIGDLAWAAGDIQARGFLIGGTAGRTTLEGEGLQHEDGHSHIMSSTIPNCVSYDPTYAYEVAVIVQDGMRRMFQEQENVFYYLTCMNENYVQPAMPAGAEQGILKGLYLLKEGGKNKLRVQLMGSGTILREVEAAAEMLEKEWGVSAAVWSATSFTELRREGQDCSRWNLFHAGEKPRIPYVTQMLEKHAGPVIAATDYMKLFADQVREYVPRRYTVLGTDGYGRSDTRTGLRHFFEVDRRYVTVAALKSLVDENQLDAKKVVEAMKKYGIDPNKPNPVTV encoded by the coding sequence ATGACGAACATCGAGGACCTGGATCCGGCCGAGACCCACGAGTGGCTCGATGCCCTGGCGTCCGTCCTGGACGTGGAGGGCGCCGAGCGCGCCCACTACCTGATCGAACAGCTGATAGATAAAGCGCGCCGTACCGGCGCCTACCTGCCGTACAGTCCGAACACCGCTTACGTCAACACCATCAACGCCAACCAGCAGCCGGCCTATCCCGGCGACCGCGCCATCGAGAAACGCATCGAGGCCTACCTGCGCTGGAACGCCATGGCCATGGTGGTGCATGCCAACAAGGCCAACAGCGGCATCGGCGGCCACATCGCCACCTACGCCTCCTCCGGCACCTTATATGAGGTGGGCTTCAACCACTTCTGGCGCGCGCCGACCCAGGACAACGGCGGCGACATGATCTACATCCAGGGCCACTCCTCGCCTGGCATCTATGCCCGCTCCTTCCTGGAAGGGCGCTTCACCGAGGAACAGCTCCTGAACTTCCGCCGCGAGGTGGAACGGGACGGCCTCACCTCCTACCCGCATCCCTGGCTGATGCCGGACTACTGGCAGTTCCCGACGGTGTCCATGGGCCTGGGGCCCCTCCAGGCCATCTACCAGGCGCGCTTCATGCGCTACATGGAGCATCGCGGCTTCATCCCCGAGAGCGACCGCAAGGTGTGGGCGTTCCTGGGCGACGGCGAGATGGACGAGCCGGAGTCGCTCGGCGCCATCTCCCTCGCCTCCCGCGAGAAGCTCGACAACCTCATCTTCGTGGTCAACTGCAACCTGCAGCGCCTGGATGGCCCGGTGCGCGGCAACGGCAAGATCATCCAGGAGCTGGAGGCGAACTTCCGCGGCAGCGGCTGGAACGTGATCAAGGTGCTGTGGGGTTCGCGCTGGGACCCGCTGCTGGAGCGCGACAAGGACGACCTCCTGAAGCGCCTCATGATGGAATGCGTGGACGGCGAGTACCAGAACTTCAAGTCCAAGGACGGCAAGTTCGTCCGCGAGAAGTTCTTCGGCAAGTACCCGGAACTCCTGGAGATGGTCGCCAACATGAGCGACGAGGAGATCTGGAACCTGAACCGCGGCGGCCACGACGCGCGCAAGGTGCATGCGGCCTACCAGGCGGCGGTCACCCACAAGGGGCAGCCCACCGTGATCCTGGCGAAGACCGTCAAGGGCTTCGGCATGGGCAAGGCCGGGCAGGGCGCCATGGGCGCGCACCAGCAGAAGAAGCTGGACGAGGACGCGCTCAAGTCCTTCCGCGACCAGTTCAACATCCAGGTGAGCAACGAGGAGATCGGCAAGGTCCCGTTCGCGCGTCCGCCGGCGGACAGCGACGAGGTGAAGTACCTCAAGGCCCGCCGCGAGAAGCTGGGCGGTTTCCTCCCGCAGCGCCGCCGCAAGGCGAAGGCGCTGCCGGTGCCGGCGCTGGATTTCTTCAAGACCTTCCTCGAGAGCACCGGCGACCGCGAGATCTCCACCACCATGGCGATCGTGCGCATCATCACCGCGCTGGTGAAGGACAAGGGCATCGGCAGGCACGTCGTGCCCATCGTGCCGGACGAGGCGCGCACCTTCGGCATGGAGGGCCTGTTCCGCCAGATCGGCATCTACTCCTCCGTGGGCCAGCTCTACGAGCCCGCCGACGCCGATCAGCTCATGTTCTACAAGGAAGACAAGTCCGGCCAGATCCTGGAAGAGGGCATCACCGAGGCCGGCTCCATGTCCTCCTGGATCTCCGCGGCCACCGCCTACAGCAACCACGGCGTGCAGATGGTGCCGTTCTACATCTACTACTCCATGTTCGGCTTCCAGCGCATCGGCGACCTGGCTTGGGCGGCGGGCGACATCCAGGCCCGTGGCTTCCTCATCGGAGGTACCGCAGGAAGGACCACGCTGGAGGGCGAGGGCCTGCAGCACGAGGACGGCCACAGCCACATCATGTCCTCCACCATCCCCAACTGCGTGTCCTACGATCCCACGTACGCCTACGAGGTGGCGGTGATCGTGCAGGACGGCATGCGCCGCATGTTCCAGGAGCAGGAGAACGTCTTCTATTACCTGACCTGCATGAACGAGAACTACGTGCAGCCGGCCATGCCGGCGGGCGCCGAACAGGGCATCCTCAAGGGCCTGTATCTCCTGAAGGAAGGCGGCAAGAACAAGCTGCGCGTGCAGCTCATGGGCTCCGGCACCATCCTGCGAGAGGTGGAGGCTGCCGCCGAGATGCTGGAGAAGGAATGGGGCGTGTCGGCGGCCGTGTGGAGCGCCACCAGCTTCACGGAGCTGCGCCGCGAGGGCCAGGACTGCAGCCGCTGGAACCTGTTCCATGCTGGGGAGAAGCCCCGCATCCCTTACGTGACCCAGATGCTGGAGAAGCATGCGGGCCCGGTGATCGCCGCCACCGACTACATGAAGCTCTTCGCCGACCAGGTGCGCGAGTACGTGCCACGCCGCTACACGGTGCTGGGCACGGACGGCTACGGCCGCAGCGACACCCGCACCGGCCTGCGCCATTTCTTCGAGGTGGACCGCCGTTACGTCACGGTCGCGGCGCTTAAATCACTGGTAGATGAAAACCAGCTGGATGCCAAGAAGGTGGTCGAGGCCATGAAGAAATACGGCATCGACCCCAACAAGCCCAACCCGGTCACGGTGTAA
- a CDS encoding LysE family transporter, protein MGIELFARGLLIGFAIAAPVGPIGLLVIRRTLTEGRLLGLLTGLGAAVADALYGCVGAFGLTFISSLLMGYAFWTKLIGGTFLVYLGISTFRSKPQEESTGASNVRYATAFLSTLALTLTNPATILSFMAVFAGLGLGTTAGDYGAAGVVVAGVFVGSAIWWLLLSGGVALVRHKLKPATLQWINYASGAFLSAFGIYALVSLAF, encoded by the coding sequence ATGGGTATCGAACTATTCGCGCGGGGACTGCTCATCGGCTTCGCCATCGCGGCACCGGTGGGGCCCATCGGCCTCCTGGTGATCCGCCGCACCCTCACGGAGGGACGCCTGCTGGGCCTGCTCACGGGGCTGGGCGCCGCCGTGGCGGACGCGCTCTACGGCTGCGTGGGGGCCTTCGGCCTCACCTTCATCTCGAGCTTGCTCATGGGCTACGCCTTCTGGACCAAGCTGATCGGCGGGACTTTCCTGGTCTATCTCGGCATCAGTACCTTCCGGTCCAAGCCGCAGGAGGAGAGCACGGGTGCCTCTAACGTACGCTATGCGACCGCCTTCCTCTCCACCCTGGCGCTGACGCTCACGAATCCCGCCACCATCCTCTCGTTCATGGCGGTGTTCGCGGGTTTGGGACTTGGGACGACGGCGGGAGACTACGGCGCGGCGGGGGTCGTGGTGGCGGGCGTGTTCGTGGGCTCGGCCATCTGGTGGCTGCTGCTCTCGGGCGGCGTGGCGCTGGTACGCCACAAGCTCAAGCCCGCGACCCTGCAGTGGATCAATTACGCTTCAGGTGCTTTCCTGTCCGCCTTCGGCATCTATGCACTGGTGAGCCTGGCTTTCTAG